A DNA window from Vicinamibacterales bacterium contains the following coding sequences:
- a CDS encoding DUF6702 family protein produces the protein MPRGPVAAVLTAVLVAAPAVLSAHKFYMSLTVVDHNAAERTLECTLRLFADDLEAAIARQGTALKHGQPGFDEAVFAYVRRTLVLTRADGTPVPLAWVGLENKVDVTWVYVEGRDVASTAGLRARDALFTELFPEQVNMLHLNDARGRRALDFREGDGFKPFP, from the coding sequence ATGCCGCGCGGCCCGGTCGCGGCGGTGTTGACCGCGGTGCTCGTCGCGGCGCCCGCCGTGCTCTCGGCGCACAAGTTCTACATGAGCCTCACGGTGGTGGATCACAACGCCGCCGAGCGGACGCTCGAGTGCACGCTGCGCCTCTTCGCGGACGACCTGGAGGCCGCGATCGCGCGCCAGGGCACGGCGCTCAAGCACGGGCAGCCCGGGTTCGACGAGGCCGTGTTCGCCTACGTGCGGCGCACGCTGGTGCTCACGCGGGCCGACGGCACGCCCGTGCCCCTGGCCTGGGTGGGACTCGAGAACAAGGTGGATGTCACGTGGGTGTACGTCGAGGGCCGGGACGTCGCCTCCACCGCGGGGCTCCGCGCGCGTGACGCCCTGTTCACCGAGCTCTTCCCCGAGCAGGTGAACATGCTGCACCTGAACGACGCGCGCGGGCGCCGCGCCCTCGATTTCCGCGAGGGTGACGGCTTCAAGCCGTTTCCGTGA
- a CDS encoding M1 family metallopeptidase encodes MTARRFLAPALLLLAASAAHAQTKSDPTDKFRQLEETLPTPNEQRTASGAPGRAYWQQRADYDIDVELDDVTQRIVGKETVTYFNQSPDTLTYLWLQLDQNLFRKDSDTALTQPAPSFEKPTFQVLDTLVNRDFEGGYQIAAVTDATGKPLPHTIVKTMMRVDLPAPLASGKSVVFGVQWSYNINDARRMGGRSGYEFFPKDGNYIYEIAQWFPRMAAYNDVSGWQHKQFLGSGEFTLEFGNYKVRITTPNDHVVGATGVLQNPKDVLTAAQLQRLEQAKTASKPVLVVTPAEALRAEAGKPTGKKTWVFHAENVRDFGFASSRKFIWDAQGHDVENNPVMAMSYYPKEGNPLWEQYSTAAIIHTLNTYSRYSFTYPYPVAISVNGPIGGMEYPMICFNGPRPEADGTYPARTKYGLISVVIHEVGHNFFPMIVNSDERQWTWMDEGINSFLQFLAEQEWEDSYPSRRGEPKNVVDYMLDPNQEPIMTNSESVKQLGNNAYLKPATALNILRETVMGRELFDFAFKEYARRWRFKRPMPADFFRTMEDASAVDLDWFWRGWFYSTDHTDISLDDVRHFTLDTGNPEIEKALQRKQQADLPKTVSAERYEATPKVVESNPALADFYNRYDPLAVTVADREAYQKFLSGLTDKEKALLASNKNFYVMDFTNVGGLVMPIILKLDYVDGTSEDVRIPAEIWRRNYRQVSKLVVTDKEIAQVTLDPKLETADADLANNFFPRRPVMTRFQLFKQQQQAAPNPMQQLEKKSTTDTPRPQGGR; translated from the coding sequence CCGCCCACGCCCAGACGAAGAGCGATCCCACCGACAAGTTCCGCCAGCTCGAGGAGACGCTGCCGACGCCGAACGAACAGCGGACGGCGTCCGGCGCGCCCGGCCGCGCCTACTGGCAGCAGCGGGCCGACTACGACATCGACGTCGAGCTCGACGACGTGACGCAGCGCATCGTCGGGAAGGAGACGGTGACGTACTTCAACCAGTCGCCGGACACGCTCACCTACCTCTGGCTGCAGCTCGACCAGAACCTGTTCCGCAAGGATTCCGACACGGCGCTCACGCAGCCCGCGCCCTCGTTCGAGAAGCCCACGTTCCAGGTACTCGACACGCTGGTGAACCGCGACTTCGAGGGTGGCTACCAGATCGCGGCCGTGACCGACGCCACCGGCAAGCCGCTGCCGCACACCATCGTGAAGACCATGATGCGCGTGGATCTGCCCGCGCCGCTCGCGTCCGGCAAGAGCGTGGTCTTCGGCGTGCAGTGGAGCTACAACATCAACGACGCGCGGCGCATGGGCGGGCGTTCGGGCTACGAGTTCTTCCCGAAGGACGGCAACTACATCTACGAGATCGCCCAGTGGTTCCCGCGGATGGCCGCCTACAACGACGTCAGCGGGTGGCAGCACAAGCAGTTCCTGGGCAGCGGGGAATTCACGCTCGAGTTCGGCAACTACAAGGTGCGCATCACGACCCCGAACGACCACGTGGTGGGCGCTACCGGGGTGCTGCAGAACCCGAAGGACGTGCTGACAGCCGCCCAGCTCCAGCGCCTCGAGCAGGCGAAGACGGCGTCGAAGCCCGTGCTCGTCGTGACCCCCGCCGAAGCCCTCCGGGCGGAGGCGGGAAAACCGACGGGCAAGAAGACCTGGGTGTTCCACGCGGAGAACGTCCGCGACTTCGGGTTCGCGTCGTCACGGAAGTTCATCTGGGACGCGCAGGGGCACGACGTGGAGAACAACCCGGTCATGGCCATGTCGTATTACCCCAAGGAGGGCAACCCCCTCTGGGAGCAGTACTCGACGGCCGCGATCATCCACACGCTGAACACGTACTCGCGCTACTCGTTCACCTACCCGTATCCCGTGGCCATCTCGGTGAACGGCCCGATCGGCGGCATGGAATACCCCATGATCTGCTTCAACGGCCCGCGTCCCGAGGCGGACGGCACCTATCCGGCGCGGACGAAGTACGGCCTCATCTCCGTCGTGATCCACGAGGTGGGCCACAACTTCTTCCCGATGATCGTGAACTCGGACGAGCGGCAGTGGACGTGGATGGACGAGGGCATCAACTCGTTCCTGCAGTTCCTGGCCGAGCAGGAGTGGGAGGACAGCTACCCCTCGCGCCGCGGCGAGCCCAAGAACGTCGTGGACTACATGCTCGACCCGAACCAGGAGCCCATCATGACCAACTCCGAGTCGGTCAAGCAGCTGGGCAACAACGCGTACCTGAAGCCCGCCACGGCGCTGAACATCCTGCGGGAGACCGTGATGGGCCGCGAGCTCTTCGACTTCGCCTTCAAGGAGTACGCGCGCCGGTGGCGGTTCAAGCGGCCGATGCCCGCCGACTTCTTCCGCACCATGGAGGACGCATCGGCCGTGGACCTCGACTGGTTCTGGCGCGGCTGGTTCTACTCCACGGACCACACCGACATCTCGCTCGACGACGTCCGGCACTTCACGCTGGACACGGGCAACCCCGAGATCGAGAAGGCGCTCCAGCGCAAGCAGCAGGCCGACCTGCCCAAGACGGTGTCTGCCGAACGCTACGAGGCCACGCCGAAGGTGGTGGAGTCGAACCCAGCGCTGGCCGACTTCTACAATCGCTACGACCCGCTGGCGGTCACGGTCGCGGACCGCGAGGCGTACCAGAAGTTCCTGTCGGGCCTGACGGACAAGGAGAAGGCGCTCCTGGCGTCGAACAAGAACTTCTACGTGATGGACTTCACGAACGTCGGCGGTCTGGTGATGCCCATCATCCTCAAGCTCGACTACGTGGACGGCACGTCGGAGGACGTCCGGATCCCGGCCGAGATCTGGCGGCGCAACTACAGGCAGGTGTCGAAGCTCGTCGTGACCGACAAGGAGATCGCGCAAGTCACGCTCGATCCGAAGCTCGAGACCGCGGATGCCGACCTGGCCAACAACTTCTTCCCGCGCCGCCCCGTGATGACGCGCTTCCAGCTCTTCAAGCAGCAACAGCAGGCCGCGCCGAACCCGATGCAGCAGCTCGAGAAGAAGTCGACGACCGACACGCCGCGGCCGCAGGGTGGGCGGTAG
- a CDS encoding HupE/UreJ family protein, translating into MLLLYFRLGFEHIVPLGADHVLFVVGLFLASTTWAALLWQVSAFTVAHAITLALATTGVLHVAPSVVEPLIAVSIAAIAVENLVERGFHWRRPVIVFGFGLLHGLGFGGALQDLGLPAEDVLVALLGFNLGVEAGQVVVLAGLALVVGWCQGAPWYRRRVAVPASAIIAVVGLYWAIQRLA; encoded by the coding sequence GTGCTCCTCCTGTACTTCCGGCTCGGCTTCGAGCACATCGTCCCGCTCGGCGCCGATCACGTCCTGTTCGTGGTGGGCCTGTTCCTGGCGTCGACGACCTGGGCGGCGCTCCTCTGGCAGGTCAGCGCGTTCACGGTCGCGCACGCCATCACGCTGGCCCTGGCCACGACCGGCGTGCTGCACGTGGCGCCGTCGGTCGTCGAGCCGCTGATCGCGGTCTCCATCGCCGCCATCGCCGTGGAGAACCTGGTCGAACGCGGCTTCCACTGGCGGCGGCCGGTCATCGTGTTCGGCTTCGGGCTGCTGCACGGCCTCGGGTTCGGCGGGGCGCTCCAGGATCTGGGGCTCCCGGCGGAGGACGTGCTCGTCGCCCTCCTCGGGTTCAATCTCGGGGTGGAGGCCGGCCAGGTGGTGGTCCTGGCGGGCCTCGCGCTCGTCGTCGGCTGGTGTCAGGGGGCCCCCTGGTACCGGCGCCGCGTGGCCGTGCCGGCATCGGCGATCATCGCCGTGGTCGGCCTCTACTGGGCCATCCAGCGCCTGGCGTGA
- a CDS encoding ATP-binding protein encodes MTDDPRFPALSDSVPLPQDGGEARRIHEFYRQVLDSLPVQLAVFDPDLRYEYATPSAFRTADVRNWVIGKSDVEYGRLRNLPPEVVAQRRETVRRVFDTGETVEFEEGFTTKDGEARFFKRFVAPAFDNEGRVQHVLGYGIDITDLKRVEAELRDAKQQAERLGQAKERFLANMSHELRTPLNAVVGTAFLLDGTALDAEQREYVSTIRAAAETLLSLINDVLDFTKIGAGAISFEQIPFDVRDVMTGVIGAVKVPGSAKGLRIRGSAELDVPVRVLGDPTRLKQVLLNLVGNAIKFTEKGEVSIEARMAHERSGGPSWLEIEVRDTGIGIGPDKIDHIFDAFTQEREDTTRRFGGSGLGLSIVRELVSRQGGTVSASSVPGEGSRFVVRLPCAPVADPPPVPVEAPDTGIEGLRVLLVEDNDVNRALATRLLERAGAAVVLATNGLEAVDRLREDRAFDVVLMDIQMPVMDGFEASRRIRIELDIPLERLPILALTASALVEHRGRALEVGMNDFVMKPFDPLQLFQRIRAHVGREPSV; translated from the coding sequence ATGACGGACGATCCTCGATTCCCCGCGCTCTCGGATTCGGTGCCCCTGCCTCAGGACGGCGGCGAGGCGCGGCGGATTCACGAGTTCTACCGGCAGGTGCTGGATTCACTCCCGGTCCAGCTCGCGGTCTTCGACCCGGATCTCCGCTACGAGTACGCGACGCCCAGTGCCTTCCGGACCGCGGACGTGCGCAACTGGGTGATCGGCAAGAGCGACGTCGAGTACGGACGCCTGCGCAACCTGCCGCCCGAGGTGGTCGCCCAGCGCCGCGAGACCGTCCGCCGCGTGTTCGACACCGGCGAGACGGTGGAGTTCGAAGAGGGATTCACGACGAAGGACGGCGAGGCCCGCTTCTTCAAGCGCTTCGTCGCCCCGGCGTTCGACAACGAGGGGCGCGTGCAGCACGTGCTCGGCTACGGCATCGACATCACGGACCTGAAGCGCGTCGAGGCCGAACTGCGCGACGCCAAGCAGCAGGCCGAGCGGCTCGGCCAGGCAAAGGAGCGGTTCCTCGCCAACATGAGCCACGAGCTCCGGACGCCGCTGAACGCCGTCGTCGGCACCGCGTTCCTCCTCGACGGCACGGCACTCGACGCCGAGCAGCGGGAGTACGTGTCCACGATCCGCGCGGCGGCCGAGACCCTGCTCAGCCTCATCAACGACGTCCTCGACTTCACCAAGATCGGCGCCGGCGCGATCAGCTTCGAGCAGATTCCCTTCGACGTCCGGGACGTGATGACGGGCGTGATCGGCGCCGTGAAGGTGCCGGGCTCGGCCAAGGGGCTTCGCATCCGCGGCAGCGCCGAGCTCGACGTGCCGGTCCGCGTGCTGGGCGACCCGACACGGCTCAAGCAGGTGCTGCTGAACCTCGTGGGCAACGCGATCAAGTTCACCGAGAAGGGCGAAGTCTCCATCGAGGCCCGCATGGCGCACGAGCGGTCGGGCGGGCCGTCATGGCTCGAGATCGAGGTGCGCGACACGGGCATCGGCATCGGGCCGGACAAGATCGACCACATCTTCGATGCGTTCACGCAGGAGCGCGAGGACACCACGCGGCGGTTTGGTGGCAGCGGCCTCGGCCTCTCGATCGTCCGCGAGCTCGTCTCCCGCCAGGGCGGGACCGTCTCGGCGTCGAGCGTCCCGGGCGAGGGCAGCCGCTTCGTCGTCCGCCTGCCCTGCGCGCCCGTCGCCGATCCGCCGCCGGTGCCGGTCGAGGCGCCCGACACGGGCATCGAGGGCCTCCGCGTGCTGCTGGTGGAGGACAACGACGTCAACCGCGCCCTCGCCACCCGGCTCCTCGAGCGCGCGGGCGCGGCCGTGGTCCTGGCCACCAACGGCCTGGAGGCGGTGGATCGACTCCGGGAGGACCGCGCGTTCGACGTGGTGCTGATGGACATCCAGATGCCGGTGATGGACGGCTTCGAGGCGAGCCGCCGGATCCGGATCGAGCTCGACATCCCGCTGGAGCGGCTGCCCATCCTGGCGCTCACGGCGTCGGCGCTCGTCGAGCATCGCGGGCGCGCGCTCGAGGTCGGCATGAACGACTTCGTGATGAAGCCCTTCGACCCGCTCCAGCTGTTCCAGCGGATTCGAGCGCACGTGGGCCGGGAGCCCTCCGTCTAG